Proteins encoded together in one Deinococcus multiflagellatus window:
- a CDS encoding DUF427 domain-containing protein: MKAMWNGAVIAQSNDTVVVEGNHYFPADSVRAEYLKPSATRTTCPWKGEASYHSLLVDGQENPDAAWFYPAPKDAARQIQGRVAFWKGVRVTED, encoded by the coding sequence ATGAAAGCCATGTGGAACGGCGCGGTGATTGCCCAGTCGAATGACACGGTGGTGGTGGAAGGCAACCATTACTTTCCGGCCGACAGCGTGCGGGCCGAGTACCTGAAACCCAGCGCCACCCGCACCACCTGTCCCTGGAAGGGCGAGGCCAGTTACCACAGCCTCTTGGTGGATGGCCAGGAGAACCCAGATGCCGCGTGGTTTTACCCCGCCCCAAAGGACGCCGCCCGCCAGATTCAGGGCCGCGTGGCGTTCTGGAAGGGCGTGCGGGTCACTGAAGACTGA